TCAATAATGTCAACGTCTCAAAAACCAAGTGTGCTTGGAATGTTTGCTGGTGCCGCTGGTTCACAACAAATATTTGAGCTTGAAGAACAGATAGAAGAATTACAAGCAGAAATCACGCAATTAAAAAAAGAACAAGCAGATAGAAATCTTGCGGAAGAAGAGCGTAATTATCTTAATCAAACAATCGAAGATTTAAGAGAACATCTTAAAGCATCAGGTGTATTTAAAATTCATTACAGTCAAGTTAAGCCCAATCCAAAACAGGCAAGACAGACATTTACAGCAGAGAGTATTCGCAGTATGGCTGTTTCAATTAAAGAAGAAGGGCAACAAGAGCCTATTATATTGTTGCCAGGGAATCTCTTGTTTGATGGAGAACGGCGATGGAGATCAGTTGCAGAATATTTACAACCAGAAATTGATATGTTGGATGCAGTTATGCTTCCGAAAGAACTTTCTGAAGCCGAACTACACGCACAAACTTTATTAACTAGTCTTCACCGAGAAAGTTTAAATGAATTAGATTTAGCTGAAGGTTTAGTACAACAAGCTAAGTTAGCTTTTGATATTGAACAAGAAGAAGTGATCAAAGCAGTTAGACGAGCCATCGTTAGACTAAATACTAAAAAACTCTTACCTCAATTAAC
This genomic stretch from Aulosira sp. FACHB-615 harbors:
- a CDS encoding ParB N-terminal domain-containing protein; its protein translation is MFAGAAGSQQIFELEEQIEELQAEITQLKKEQADRNLAEEERNYLNQTIEDLREHLKASGVFKIHYSQVKPNPKQARQTFTAESIRSMAVSIKEEGQQEPIILLPGNLLFDGERRWRSVAEYLQPEIDMLDAVMLPKELSEAELHAQTLLTSLHRESLNELDLAEGLVQQAKLAFDIEQEEVIKAVRRAIVRLNTKKLLPQLTELVSSTREEQTKHIDDFGLDAIECNIFMLLLRFQQNPASIDANVFPCLRLPQDLKNAIRHLGLGANHARSLQKLNAKNLGIEELKAKEIRQNLTSQVLQQKLTVAQTRALVGETIAKHSPEKQGKPNLQVNSLIQNISKTDIKNIEKEQLTDLLKALEAKANAMCDLLFRYTSSVYE